In Rhodoferax sediminis, the sequence CGGAGCTCGGCGAAGGCCTGATCGTGCTCTCCGGCGCGCAGGCCGGCCCGGTCGGGCAGGCGCTGGTGCAGGGCGACTCAAGCCGTGCCAGCGCGGCGGCGCTGCAGCTCGCCGCGCTGTTCCCGCATCGCTTCTATATCGAGCTGCAGCGCGCCGGCCGTCCTGATGACGAAGCCCATGTGGTCGCCGCCGTGCAACTGGCCGCCAGCCTGAAGCTGCCCGTGGTGGCAACGCATCCGGTGCAGTTCACCGGCGAGGACGACTACGAGGCGCATGAGGCGCGCGTGTGCATTGCCGAGGGCGAAATCCTGGGCAACCAGCGCCGTGCGCGCAAGTTCACGCGCGAGCAGTATTTCAAGACGGCCGCGCAGATGCAGGCGCTGTTTGCCGACGTGCCCTCCAGCATCGCCAACACGCTGGAGATCGCGCGCCGCTGCAGCCTCACGCTGGTGCTCGGCAAGCCGCAGCTGCCGGACTTTCCCACGCCCGAGGTGCAGGGGCGCAAGCTCTCGCCCGACGACTACTTCCGTCATGCCTCCTTCGAGGGTCTCGAGCAGCGCCTGGCGCATCTGTACCCGGATGCGGCGCAGCGCGACCGGGAGCGACCACGCTACGTGGAGCGGCTCGAGTTCGAGATCGACACGATCCTGAAGATGGGCTTTCCCGGCTACTTCCTGATCGTGGGCGACTTCATCAACTGGGCCAAGAACAACGGCTGCCCGGTCGGCCCGGGCCGCGGCTCGGGCGCCGGCTCGCTGGTGGCCTACGCGCTGAAGATCACCGACCTCGATCCGCTGCAATACAACCTGCTGTTCGAGCGTTTCCTGAACCCCGAGCGCGTGTCGATGCCCGACTTCGACATCGACTTTTGCCAGAGCAACCGCGACCGCGTGATCGACTACGTCAAGCTCAAATACGGCAAGGAAGCCGTGAGCCAGATCGCCACCTTCGGCACGATGGCGGCGCGCGCGGCGATCCGCGACGTGGGCCGCGTGCTGGACATGAGCTACACATTTTGCGACGGCATCAGCAAGCTGATTCCGAACAAGCCGGGCACCCACATCACGATCGACGGCGCGATCAAGGCCGAGCCGATTCTGGCCGAGCGGCTGGACAAGGAGGACGAGGTCAAGACGCTGCTGGCGCTCGCGCAAAAGCTCGAGGGCATGACGCGCAACGTGGGCATGCACGCGGGCGGCGTGCTGATTGCGCCGAGCCGGCTGACCGACTTTTGTCCGCTGTATCAGCAGCCCGGCAGCGACTCGGCGGTGAGCCAGTTCGACAAGGACGATGTGGAAGCCATCGGCCTGGTGAAGTTCGACTTTCTGGGCCTGGCCACGCTGACCATCCTGGAAATCGCGAAGGACTTCATCACGCAGCGGCACAAAGGCCAGGAAAACTTCGCGTACGAGAACCTGCCTTTGGGCGACCCCAAGGTGTACCGGCTGTTTGCCGAGGGCAAGACCGAGGCCGTGTTCCAGTTTGAAAGCCGGGGCATGCAGGGCATGCTGCGTGACGCCAGGCCGACGCGGCTGGAAGACCTGATCGCCATGAACGCGCTGTACCGGCCGGGCCCGATGGACCTGATCCCGACCTACATCGCACGCAAGCAGGGGCGCGAACCGGTGGTGTACCCGGATCCGCGCGTGGAGGCCATCCTGTCCGAGACCTACGGCGTCATGATCTACCAGGAGCAGGTGATGCAGATGGCGCAGATCCTGGGCGGCTACTCGCTCGGCGGCGCCGACCTGCTGCGCCGTGCCATGGGCAAGAAGAAGGCCGAGGAGATGGCCAAGCATCGCCAGATCTTTCGCGATGGCGCGGCGCAAAAGGGCATCGCCACGGACAAGGCCGACGCCGTGTTCGACGACATGGAAAAATTCGCGGGCTACGGCTTCAACAAGTCGCACTCGGCCGCCTACGCGCTGCTGGCGTATCACACGGCCTGGCTCAAGGTGCACTACACGGCCGAGTTCTTCTGCGCCAACATGACGGTGGAAATGGACGACACCGACAAGCTGCGGGTGCTGCACGAAGATGCCCTGAAGATGGGCATGACGTTCGAGGCGCCCGATGTGAACCGCGGCTTTCACCGCTTCGAGCCGATCTCCGACACCGTGATTCGTTACGGCCTGGGCGCCGTCAAGGGTACCGGCCAGCAGGCCATCGACGCCATCGTGGCGGCGCGCCAGGAAGGCGGCCCGTTCAGGAGCCTGTTCGATTTTTGCGTACGCGTGGACCGCAGCAAGTTCAACAAGCGCGCGCTCGAGGCGCTGATCAAGGCCGGTGCCTTCGATTCGCTGCAGCTCAACCGCGCGGCCCTGATCGCCTCGGTGGACCGCGCGTTCGACTTCGCCACCGCCGCACAGGCCAACGTGAACCAGGGCGGCCTGTTCGACATGGGCGATGACGATCACGGCTCCAGCACGCAGGAGCCCGATCTGGTGGACGCCACGCCATGGGGCGTGAAGGAGCGATTGACCTACGAGAAGACGGCCATCGGCTTTTACCTGTCGGGCCATCTGTTCGACGAGGTGTCGCACGAGGTGCGGCAGTTCATCAAGCGCACGGTCGACGAGTTGATCGACAGCCGCGAGCAGCAGCTGATCGCCGGCGTGGTGAGTGATTTCCGTGTGATCAACAGCCAGCGTGGCAAGCTCGCGCTGTTCAAGCTGGACGACAAGTCGGGGGCGATCGAGGCCACGGCGGACGAGGCCGTGCTCAACACCCACCGCAATCTGCTCAAGGACGACGAGGTGCTGATTGTGAGCGGACGGCTGCAGCCGGGGCGCGGCGGTTTCGAGCCGCGCTTCAGCATCAGCCAGGTCTGGGACCTGGCCACGGCACGCTGCCGCTTTGGGAAGTTCCTGCGCGTGGCGGTGAACGGCAAGGCGCCGGACATCGCGCGCCTGGTGAAGGATTTTCCGCCCCGGCGCGAGACGACGGAGCAGGGTGAATTGTTGCGCGGCCTGGGTGTGCGGCTCAGTGTGCAGCGGCAGGCGGGCAGCACCGGCGCGGCGGCCGAGTTGCAACTCGGCGACGAGGCCAGATTCTTCCCGACCGATGCCGCGCTGGCGAGCTGGATGGCGCAGGCCGACCAGCGGCAGGCGGCTATCGTGTATGACTGAGTTTCAAGAGAAAAGTGCCTGTAGCCCTTGAAGGGTCTGAACAGGCAGCTATCAGAACAATAGCGTCAGCGCTTCGGCCTGAGATCGACAATCAGGGCCGGGGGCACCCGTCCGTCGGTGTCGCGTGGCAGCTTCTCGGTTTTCTGCAGGGCGCGCAGCGCGGCGTCGTCCCAGGCCGGCAGGCCGCTCGATCTGACCAGTTTGGGGGTGCCGACGATGGTGCCGTCCGGCGCCAGTTGCACGTTGAACTCGGCCGCCGGGTTGCCGCTCACGAGGTCGGCATCGGGGAATACCACATTCGGCCGCACCGCGGCGGCGACGCGGGCGCCATAGCTGCCCGACGGGCCGGATGAGCGCAGCGCATTGCCGGTGGCGTTGGCGCCGCCCGCGGCGTTGGCCATCGCCAGCATGTTCTTGACGGTTTCCTTATGCAGCTTGTCGGCCTGCGCCTTGGCTTGCGCCTGGGCCTTCGCTTCGGCCTTCGCTTGCGCCTGTGCCTGTGCTTTTGCCTCAGCCTGCGCTTTCGCCTGTGCCTGCGCTTTTGCCTCTGCCTGTGCCTTCGCCTCGGCTTGGGCCTCGGCTTTAGCCTGTGCCTTCTCGGCCGCTTTCCTTTGGACTTCCTGCTGCTGCTCTTGTTTCTTCTTGTCCAGCGCCGCCTGCTTTTCCTGCGCGCGTTTCTCGGCGTCCAGCTTTTTTTGTCGCTCGCGCTTGTCCTGCTCCAGTTGTTGCTGCTGCTCGAGCTTCTCTTTCTCCAGCTCCTTCTTCTGGCGCGCGATTGCGATGTCGGCGTCGCGCACCGATGGCGCTACCTGCACAGGCGGCGGGGGTGGTGGTGCGGGGGCGGGCGCTGGCTGGGGTATTGGCGCCGGCGCAGGAGGCGGTGGCACCGGTTGCGGCGGCGGCTCGACCGCCCTGGGCGCGGCCTGCTGCGGCACCGATGACCACAGCTCGGCCTCGACCGCCACATTCTCCGCGTCGCGCTTCCAGTGCACGCCCCAGGTCAGGGCCGCGATCAGCAGCAGGTGCGCCAGCACCGCCAGCGCGTACGCGCGCAGCATGCCGGGTTGCGGCGGCGGCGCAAACTCAATGCGGCGATCGGTGGCGGCGGCGTTCATGGTGTTGTCGGGGCGACCCTCAGCGCGGCGCCAGTTGCACGGACAGGCCCACGCGCTTGACGCCCGCGCGCTGCAGCGTGTCCATGACCCTGACCACGGTTTCGTATTTCACCGTGCGGTCGGCGCTGATGACCACGGCCGAGTCGGTGTCGGCGTCTGCCTGTCCGCCCTGCGCCTGCCGCACCGCATTGGCGATCTCCTTCATGGAGACCGGCACCGATTTATTCTGGGACTTGAGTTCCAGCGTTTCATCCTTGGTGATCACGATCTGGATCACCTGGTCGGGCTGCTTGGCCGCCTTGCCCACGCTGGGCAGGTTGATCATGCTCGGCGTGATCAGCGGCGCCGTCACCATGAAGATGATCAGCAGGACCAGCATCACGTCGATGAACGGCACCATGTTGATCTCGCTGATGGTGCGCCGGCCGCGGCCTCTGGGAATGAGAGCAGGCATCGCTTGCGTCCCTCCTAGTGGCCCGAGGCCGATTGGGCGCCCAGGTTGCGCTGCAGGATGTTGGTGAACTCTTCGATGAAGGTCTCCAGCTTGATGGCCACGCGGTCGATGTCGTGCGCAAACCGGTTGTACGCGATCACCGCCGGAATCGCGGCGAACAGGCCGATCGCGGTGGCCACCAGCGCCTCGGCAATGCCCGGGGCCACGGTGGCCAGCGTGACCTGCTGCAGGCCCGCCAGCCCGATGAAGGCGTGCATGATGCCCCAGACCGTGCCGAACAGGCCCAGATACGGCGAGACGGAGCCGACCGAGGCGAGGAAGGAGAGGTTGACTTCCACCGCATCGAGCTCGCGCTGGAAGCTCGCGCGCATGGCGCGGCGCGCGCCGTCCATCAGCGCGCCGGCGTCGGTGATGCGGCGCTCGCGCAGCTTCTGGTACTCGCGCATGCCGCTGGCAAAAATACGCTCCAGCGGGCCCGAGTGCTTGGCATTCTGGGCCGCCGAGGCAAACAGGTCGTTCAGGCTGGTGCCTGACCAGAAGTCACGCTCGAACTCGTCGTTGAGCGCGTTCACGCGCTTGAGTGCAAAGATCTTGCGAAAGATGGCGGCCCAGCTCGCCACCGAGACGCACACCAGCAGCAGCATGACGAGCTGGACCACCCAGCTCGCGTTGATCACCATGGTCAGAATCGACAGATCTTGATTCATTGTTTAAGGGTTTCCAGGATGTTGTTCGGAATTTTGGCGGGCTTGAGGGTGGCCGCATTAACCCACCCGATTCGGATGCTGCCCGTACATAGAAGTTCCACGGGACTGGCGGGTGTCTGCTCGTTTTTTGATAGCACCTGCTGCAGGATGGTCATGGACGCCTGGCCCAATTCGCTTAAATTTGCAGTCACCAGCAGTTCGTCGTCGAGGCGTGCCGGCCGGTGGTATTTGACATGCGTTTCCACCACCACGAAGATGCCGCCGCACTCTTCGCGCAGCCGGTGCTGCCCAATGCCCAGCGAGCGCAGCCACTCGGTGCGCGCGCGCTCGAAAAACTTGAGGTAGTTGGCGTAGAAGACGATGCCGCCCGCGTCGGTATCTTCCCAGTACACGCGCACGGGCCAGCGGAACACCCGTTCAATCTGAGCGGACCGGCTCATCAGGCAACCTCCGCGCGACGCGCTGCGGTATGCGCCTTGGGAGCGGCCCGGCGGCTCATGCCAGCATGGCCCGCAGCCGTGCCACTGCGTCCTGCAAGTGCTGCATGGAACTGGCCGTAGAAAAGCGCACGAAGTGGTGCGTGTCGGCGTTGCCGAAGTCGCGTCCCGGCGTCACCGCCACATGGGCCTGCTTCATGACTTCGAAGGCGAAGTCCCAGCTGTCACGGATACCCAGTTTGCTGCAGATTTGAGAGCAGTCAGCCCAGGCGTAGAAAGCGCCATCGGGCATGACGGGCACATTCAATCCCATGGCATTGAGGGCCGGGATGAAAAAGTCGCGGCGCGCCTTGAACTCGGCACGACGGCGTTCGTACTCGGCAATGCTGAGCGCGTCGAAGCAGGCCAGCGCCGCATGCTGCGACACGGTGCTGGCACAGATGAACAGGTTTTGCGCGAGCCGCTCGATCACCGGCACCAGCGCCTCGGGCACGACCAGCCAGCCAAGGCGCCAGCCCGTCATGTTGAAGTACTTGGAGAAGCTGTTGATGCTGATGATGTCGTCATTCAGCGCCAGCGCCGTGTGCCCGAAGGTGTCGTCAAAACTCAGGCCCAGGTAGATCTCGTCGATCAGCGTGATGCCGCCGCGTGCGCTCACGACCTCGTGGATGCGGCGCAGCTCGTCGGGGTGAATCGAGGTGCCGGTGGGGTTGGATGGCGAGGCCAGCAAAACGCCCCGCGTCTTGTCGTTCCAGGCGGCCTGTACCTTGTCGGCACTGAGCTGGAAGCGCTCGTTGGCGGAGGTGGGAATCAGCACCGCCGTGCCTTCGGCGGCGCTGACAAAATGCCGGTTGCAGGGGTAGCTCGGGTCGGGCATCAGGATCTCGTCGCCCGCCTCGATCAGCGCCAGGCAGGCCAGTTGCAGCGCCGCCGAGGCACCGGCGGTGACGACGATGCGGCGCGCCGGCACCGCGACGCCAAAGCGCTGCGTGTACCAGTCGCTGATGCGCTCGCGCAGCGGCTCCAGCCCGGTCGCCTGGGTGTACTGCGTGGTGCCGTTGCGAATGGCCCGGGCGGCAGCTTCCTGCACCAGCGGTGGCGCGGTGAAGTCCGGCTCGCCAATGTTCAGAAAGATCATGGGCCGCTCGGTGTGGGCCACTTCGCGGGCCATGGTGGAGGCGGCCTTGGCCACTTCCATCACGTAGAACGGTTCGATGCGCTGGGCGCGTGTGGAGATCTTCAGGGCGGGTTGTGTCATCGTGCGTTCAACGGGCCTTGCCCGTGACTTTGTCGGCGGCCACCTCGGCCGCGCGCAGGGTGGGCGCCAGGCCGTTGAGCACCGCGTTCACGTACTTGTGGCCGTCGGTGCCGCCAAACTCCTTGGCCAGCTCGATGCACTCGTTGAGCACTACGCGCCACGGCACGTCCAGGCAGTGCTTGAACTCGTAGGCGCCAATCCACATCACGCCGTGCTCGATCGGCGAGATCTCGATCATCTTGCGGTCCAGCAGCGGCAGGATCACGGCGTCGAGCGCGGCGGACTCTTCGATGCAGCCGTGAAGGAGCGCGTCGTAGTGCGCGGCGTCGGCCTTGTGGAAGCCGGCCAGGTCGCGCGTGAAGCTGTCGATGGACGCGGCGTCGTTGCGCCCGACCTGGTGCTGGTACAGCGCCTGCAGCGCAAATTCGCGCGCACGACTGCGGTTGGACTTGGCCGCCGCCTTGCGCACACCGGTGCTGGTCAGTCCGGTGCGGGACTGGCGCGCCGGACGCTCGGCCGGGCGCTCCGTCGGGGTATCGGGTTTGTCCAGGCTCATGCGAGTTCGTCCAGCAGGTTCGCCATTTCCACCGCGACGCGGGCCGCGTCCCGGCCCTTGTCGGTTTGCCGGGCGATGGCCTGGTCCAGGTTTTCGGTGGTGATGATGGCGTTGGCCACCGGCAACTGGTAGTCCAGTGCGACCCGGCTCACGCCGGCGCCCGACTCGTTGGCCACCAGTTCGAAGTGGTAGGTCTCGCCGCGGATGATGCAGCCCAGCGCGATCAGGGCATCGAACTTGTCTTGCTCGGCCAGCGCCTGCAGGGCCAGCGGCACTTCCAGCGCGCCGGGCACCAGCACGTGCACGATGCCGTTGTCCGGCACGCCCAGCGCCGCGAGTTCCGCCTTGCAGGCGCTTGCGAGGCTGTTGGTGATGCTCTCGTTGAAGCGCGCCTGCACGATGCCGATATGCAGCCGGCTGCCGTCCAGTGGCCGCGCGGCCGTTCCTTTTTCTGCGCCAAACATGTTTTATTCCTTTGGTGTGTAGCCGGCAATCTCCAGCCCGTAGCCCACCATGCTGGGCAGGCGGCGCGGAGTGCCCATGAGGTTCATCTTGTGGACACCGCACTCGCGCAGGATTTGCGCGCCGATGCCATAGGTGCGCAGGTCCATGCGGCCGCGCTCCGGGCCGTGGCTGGCGCGCGCCGTGCCCTCGAACTGGGCCAGCAGCTGGGCCGCGCTCTCGCCGCAGTTCAGCAGCACGACCACGCCCTGGCCCAGCTGCGCGATGTGCTTGAGGCTGGTGTCCAGCCCCCAGGTGTGCATGGAGCGATTGACCTCCAGTGCGTCGAGCACCGACAGGGGCTCGTGCACGCGCACGGCCACGGTGTCGTCGGGCCGCCACTGCCCCTTGACGAGCGCCAGGTGCAGGCCGCGGCTGGGTTTGTCCAGGTATGCGTGCGCGGTGAATTCGCCGCAGGCCGTGTTGATGCTGCGCGTGCCGACTTTCTCGATCAGGGATTCGACGCGGCTGCGGTGTTCGATCAAGTCGGCAATCGTGCCGATCTTCAGGCCGTGCTCGGCGGCGAACAGCTGCAGGTCGGGCAAGCGGGCCATCGTGCCGTCGTCCTTCATGACTTCGCAGATAACTGACGCGGGCGAGCAACCCGCCATGGCTGCCAGGTCGCAACCCGCCTCGGTGTGGCCGGCGCGCATCAGCACGCCGCCATCGACGGCCTGCAGCGGGAAGATGTGGCCGGGCTGCACCAGGTCTTCCGCCCTGGCGCCCCTGGCCACCGCCACCTGCACGGTATGGGAGCGGTCGGCGGCCGAGATGCCGGTGGTCACGCCCTCGGCGGCCTCGATCGACACGGTGAACGCGGTCGAGTGCTTGGCGTTGTTGCGCGCCACCATGGGCGGCAGATGCAGGCGCTCGCACATGTCGCGCGACAGCGTCAGGCAGATCAGGCCGCGCGCGTGGCGTGCCATGAAGTTGATCGCCTCGGGCGTCACATGGTCGGCCGCCAGGATCAGGTCGCCTTCGTTTTCGCGGTCTTCTTCATCGACCAGGATCACCATGCGTCCGGCGCGCATGTCGGCCACGATGTCTTCGACCGGGGAGATGGGGACGGGGGAGGGCGTTGTCATGAAGGGTTTCTGTCAGTTTTTGTCAGGTTGCTGCGGATCGGCGCGGAGCATGCGCTCCACATAGCGCGCGATCAGGTCGATTTCGAGGTTCACCCGCGAGCCTGTGCGCAGGTGGCCCAGGGCGGTGTTCTCGACGGTATGGGGAATCAGGTTGATGCTGACCTCGCAGGCCGCATCCATGTCGATCACACGGTTCACGGTCAGGCTCACGCCATTGACCGTGATGGAGCCCTTGTAGGCCAGGTATTTGGCCAGCTCGCGCGGCGCGTTGATGCGCAGCTCCCAGCTCTCGCCGACCTGGGCAAAGTGGGTGACCGTGCCAATGCCGTCGACATGGCCGGCCACGATGTGCCCGCCCAGGCGGTCATTCGCACGCAGGGCCTTTTCAAGATTGATCGGGCCGGGTTCGGTGAGGCCGGTGGTCTTGTCTAGTGATTCGGCCGAGATGTCGATGCTGAACTGCTGCTTGGCGGGGACCAGCGTGGTGACCGTCATGCAGGCGCCGTTGAGCGCGATGCTGTCGCCCAGGGCGACGTCGTCAAGGTAGCCGGCGGGCGTCTCGATGGTGAGACGTTTGCCAAACTGTAAAGAGCTCCCCAGGTCGTGGACTGCGGCGATGCGCCCCACGCCGGTGATGATTCCGGTGAACATCCTGCTATTTTCGCAGGGATTGAGGCTAAAACTGGTCGCGCCCCGGAATTCTGGCCAGAATGCGCAGATCCGGCCCCAGCATCCCGGTTGATTTAAACGTTAGCGGCACCGCCTGCGCCAGTTCCGTGAGCGGCCCGAAGCTCGCCATGCCGCGCCCCTGGCCGATCAATTTGGGCGCCAGGTACACCACAAACTCGTCGACCAGGCTCTCGCGGATCAGCGAGCCGTTGAGCTTGAAGCCCGCCTCGACATGCAGTTCGTTGATTTCGCGCCGGGCCAGGTCGTGCAGCATGGCCGCCAGATCCACCTTGCCCGACGATTCCGGCGTCCGGCCTGGCAGGTAAATGACGGTGGCGCCGCGCGCCTCCAATGCTGCTTTTTTGGCATCATTTGGCACCGCAGCGTAGATGTACAGGTCGCGCCCAGCTATGAAAAGATGAGCGTCGAGCGGGGTATCGAGCCGGCTGTCCACCACCACCAGATGCGGCTGGCGCGGGGTCTCGACCAGCCGCACGTCGAGCCGCGGGTTGTCTTCCAGCACCGTGCCGATGCCGGTGAGCACGGCGCAGGCGCGCGCGCGCCAGGCGTGACCGTCGGCCCGCGCTGCCTCGGACGTGATCCACTGGCTGGCCCCGTTGTCGAGCGCCGTCTTGCCGTCCAGCGAGGCCGCCACCTTCAGGCGCACCCAGGGCGTCCGGCGGATCATGCGGCTGAAAAACCCGATGTTCAGTTCGCGCGACTCGGCGGCACCGGGTCCGACCTGCACCTCAACGCCGGCCGAGCGCAGGCGCGCAAAGCCCTGGCCTGACACCAGCGGGTTGGGGTCGGCAATTGAGGAGACCACCTTTTTGATGCCGGCCGCGATCAGCGCATCGCAGCAGGGACCGGTGCGGCCGTGGTGGGAGCAGGGCTCCAGGGTGACGTAGGCGGTGGCGCCGTGCAGATCGTGGCCGTGCGCCCGCGCATCCTCCATTGCTACCACTTCCGCATGCGGCCCGCCCGGCTGCTGCGTGAAACCGCGGCCGATCACTTCGCCTTGAGCAGTCGTGATGAGGCAGCCAACCCGGGGGTTGGGGCTGGACAGTCCGACAGATTGCCGGGCCAATGCCAACGCATCGCCCCAAAGTGCCAAGGTCATGGTTTGTGCCCAAGGAATCAATTGGGTTACTTAGTCGGACAATTATGAGCTCAAAGCTGTGAGGCCGATGCGCTGCACCGTGTGTCCGTCGGGGTCTTGGGCGTACAGACGCGCACGCGTCCGGTAGAGGCGATCTTAATGCGGCGCGTCTGGGCCAGTGATCCGGTGCCTGCCACGTCGTTGCGTGCGATTTCAAATGTCCATGCGCCAAAACTCCCGGTCGTAGTTTTGGAATATCCCGAGGCGTCATACATGATGTAAAGACTAGACGCCGGTGTGGGCGTGACAGTCAGATAGCTTGGTGGTGGCTCTTGGGTCAATATAGTCAAGTCGTTGGCCGTATAGCTGCCTGTCCGGTCCACATCCACAAACACAACCCAGCCGCTATTCCAGTTTGCTCCATCCGTCGGCACCACCATGGCATATCGGCCGCGCTTCATGGCTTCGCCTCGCGCCGCATTCAGGGCGGCGATCAAAGAGTTGGTGGCCGACGTCAATTCAGCATTGCGCTGGAATGTCGTGAAACTGGGGACTCCCAGAGCAAGCGCAATGGCGACCAAGGTCACAGTCACCATCAACTCGATGAGGGTAAAGCCTTTGTCCGCAGTAAGGCGTCTGTTCATTTCCAGCACACTGAACTCTTGGCTCCTGTGCAAGTTTTTGTGCCGGTGCTGAGTATTTGCAAGGTGCCCGCATCGGGGTCGGCCATGACGGGCTCAGCGGCCACCATCACGCATTCGGCGATGGTGGACGATGGGCAGGCCGATGCGCTCAGATAGTAGGCAGTTTTCGCCAGCGTGTCCCCCGAAAAAGTCTTGAAGGGCACGGTCGTTGGCGGCGTGACGACCGGT encodes:
- the ribD gene encoding bifunctional diaminohydroxyphosphoribosylaminopyrimidine deaminase/5-amino-6-(5-phosphoribosylamino)uracil reductase RibD; translation: MTLALWGDALALARQSVGLSSPNPRVGCLITTAQGEVIGRGFTQQPGGPHAEVVAMEDARAHGHDLHGATAYVTLEPCSHHGRTGPCCDALIAAGIKKVVSSIADPNPLVSGQGFARLRSAGVEVQVGPGAAESRELNIGFFSRMIRRTPWVRLKVAASLDGKTALDNGASQWITSEAARADGHAWRARACAVLTGIGTVLEDNPRLDVRLVETPRQPHLVVVDSRLDTPLDAHLFIAGRDLYIYAAVPNDAKKAALEARGATVIYLPGRTPESSGKVDLAAMLHDLARREINELHVEAGFKLNGSLIRESLVDEFVVYLAPKLIGQGRGMASFGPLTELAQAVPLTFKSTGMLGPDLRILARIPGRDQF
- a CDS encoding GspH/FimT family pseudopilin; amino-acid sequence: MNRRLTADKGFTLIELMVTVTLVAIALALGVPSFTTFQRNAELTSATNSLIAALNAARGEAMKRGRYAMVVPTDGANWNSGWVVFVDVDRTGSYTANDLTILTQEPPPSYLTVTPTPASSLYIMYDASGYSKTTTGSFGAWTFEIARNDVAGTGSLAQTRRIKIASTGRVRVCTPKTPTDTRCSASASQL
- a CDS encoding type IV pilin protein, whose protein sequence is MKKSLNHGFTLIELMIVVAIVAVLAGIAYPSYKDSVLKGRRAEARTALSELMQQQERYMTQNNSYFAFTNVGGIATPVVTPPTTVPFKTFSGDTLAKTAYYLSASACPSSTIAECVMVAAEPVMADPDAGTLQILSTGTKTCTGAKSSVCWK